A window from Macaca nemestrina isolate mMacNem1 chromosome 8, mMacNem.hap1, whole genome shotgun sequence encodes these proteins:
- the LOC105476059 gene encoding DNA-directed RNA polymerases I, II, and III subunit RPABC4 has translation MDTQKDVQPPKQQPMIYICGECHTENEIKSRDPIRCRECGYRIMYKKRTKRLVVFDAR, from the exons ATGGACACCCAGAAGGACGTTCAACCTCCAAAGCAGCAACCAATGATATATATCTGTGGAG aatgtcacacagaaaatgaaataaaatctaggGATCCAATCAGATGCAGAGAATGTGGATACAGAATAATGTACAAGAAAAGGACTAAAAGAT TGGTTGTTTTTGATGCTCGATGA
- the LOC139355620 gene encoding LOW QUALITY PROTEIN: F-box only protein 43 (The sequence of the model RefSeq protein was modified relative to this genomic sequence to represent the inferred CDS: inserted 1 base in 1 codon), which translates to MNFKDKDERISCLEXYVTLSSKSSRFTDETEILKMSQKHSGQAGTEAGNGVDSPPIVNSKYSTFRDFCSTSSFQDSGYNELKSCSFDNTDKEYLGKKVKGPTLLHEHPETSGLGLTHSLESPTQKKKFILPRKENDKTPELCETPKISGKKCLPRRRLHVSFSLLKGDFESQNSALESSISQVLNLEKNIPSSASGFSRANNFSPLVTSTLKTEEVTSCSQKLRLNFSQQKTSTIDDSKDDCSLFEVECISPIQGNDFKDSITHDFSDSSLCINDENACPELLGSSVSGTTCGTDEDIFVTPISNLVANIRFNASQILSPSPEVRGNISTPEDSGFNSLSLEKSEDSLSDQEGSFQELLQKHKGTPKVGDTIRKIRHLGRSRRLSTLREQSSQSETEEEKQIVHPDSEKRAAAASAISEGQLSSDESGDLTFSLKNLSKTPALQLVHELFMKSKRKRLQENSGHEFLEQGNGEKIAVLQCILAGLIGKKMGIEKLDILTELKYRNLKHILAMVLDSLTAESLCSVWKVSRNWREIVVQDKNANRRRKFYITQLKTDSEGAVLNVEDAATRLQLLNRSALRSVQAQARIPGSQREQGSTLSPWGEVLTPLASSSVTHLSSKQEEYVKVAKTLFIDEALKPCPRCQSPAKYQPYKKRGLCSRTACGFDFCVLCLCAYHGSEECSRGAAKPRNRKDALPGSAQSKRNLKRL; encoded by the exons ATGAATTTTAAAGACAAAGATGAGAGAATTTCTTGTTTGG GCTACGTAACTTTGTCATCTAAGAGCTCAAGATTTACTGATG AAACAGAGATTTTGAAGATGTCTCAAAAACACTCAGGTCAAGCTGGCACTGAAGCAGGAAATGGGGTGGACTCTCCTCCAATTGTCAACTCCAAGTACTCCACCTTCAGAGATTTTTGTTCCACATCTTCATTTCAAGATAGTGGCTACAATGAGTTAAAATCTTGTAGCTTTGATAATACAGATAAAGAATATCttggaaagaaagtaaaaggcCCAACATTACTCCATGAGCACCCTGAAACTTCAGGCCTGGGCTTAACACATTCTTTAGAGTCTCccactcaaaaaaagaaatttatcttGCCTAGGAAGGAAAATGATAAAACCCCAGAACTTTGTGAAACACCTAAAATTAGTGGGAAAAAATGTTTACCTCGCAGAAGGTTGCATGTATCTTTCTCTCTTCTAAAGGGGGACTTTGAATCACAAAATAGTGCTCTAGAAAGTAGTATAAGCCAAGTTCtcaacttagaaaaaaatattccaagcAGTGCTTCAGGTTTTTCCAGGGCAAATAATTTTAGCCCTTTAGTTACTAGCactttaaaaacagaagaagTGACTTCATGCAGTCAAAAATTGAGGCTTAATTTTTCTCAGCAAAAGACTTCCACAATTGATGATTCCAAAGATGATTGTAGCCTATTTGAAGTTGAATGTATATCTCCAATTCAGGGCAATGATTTTAAAGACTCTATCACGCATGACTTTAGTGATAGCAGTTTATGCATTAATGATGAGAATGCATGTCCAGAGCTCCTGGGCTCCTCTGTTAGTGGAACAACTTGTGGAACAGATGAGGACATATTTGTGACTCCGATAAGTAATCTTGTGGCAAACATTAGATTTAATGCAAGTCAAATACTTTCTCCTTCACCTGAAGTGAGAGGCAATATTTCAACGCCTGAAGACAGTGGTTTTAACTCACTTAGCTTGGAGAAATCAGAAGATTCCCTCTCTGACCAGGAGGGTTCTTTTCAAGAACTACTTCAGAAACATAAGGGGACTCCCAAAGTGGGGGACACCATAAGAAAGATAAGACATCTTGGAAGGTCGAGAAGACTGTCCACCCTTCGGGAGCAAAGTTCGCAGTcagagacagaagaggaaaagCAGATTGTCCACCCTGACTCTGAAAAAAGAGCAGCAGCTGCTTCTGCCATCTCAGAGGGTCAGCTGAGCAGTGATGAGAGTGGGGATTTGACCTTTAGCTTAAAGAATTTATCAAAGACCCCAGCCTTGCAATTGGTGCATGAGCTGTTcatgaaaagcaaaagaaaaagattacaGGAAAATAGTGGACATGAATTCTTAGAGCAAGGGAATGGGGAGAAAATAGCTGTGCTACAGTGTATACTTGCAGGACTGATTGGCAAGAAAATGGGTATAGAAAAACTGGACATCTTAAcagaattaaaatacagaaatttaaagCATATTCTTGCTATGGTTTTAGATTCCTTGACTGCAGAGAGCCTATGCAG TGTTTGGAAAGTAAGCAGAAATTGGCGTGAAATTGTTGTTCAAGATAAAAATGCAAATCGGAGGAGAAAATTTTATATCACACAACTGAAAACAGATTCCGAG GGGGCTGTATTAAATGTTGAGGATGCTGCCACTCGGCTCCAGCTTTTAAATCGCTCAGCTTTAAGATCTGTGCAGGCACAGGCTAGGATACCTGGTTCTCAGAGAGAGCAAGGGTCAACATTATCTCCCTGGGGAGAAGTTTTGACACCTCTAGCAAGCTCTTCTGTTACTCACTTAAGTAGTAAACAGGAAGAATATGTTAAG GTTGCCAAAACACTTTTTATTGATGAAGCATTAAAACCTTGCCCAAGGTGCCAGTCCCCTGCTAAATACCAGCCATATAAGAAAAGGGGACTGTGTAGCCGCACAGCCTGTGGTTTTGACTTTTGTGTGTTATGTTTGTGTGCTTATCATGGGTCTGAAGAATGTAGTAGAGGAGCAGCAAAgccaagaaatagaaaagatgcTCTCCCAGGAAGTGCCCAGAGTAAGCGGAATTTAAAACGCCTCTGA